In Rhinolophus sinicus isolate RSC01 chromosome X, ASM3656204v1, whole genome shotgun sequence, a single genomic region encodes these proteins:
- the GAB3 gene encoding GRB2-associated-binding protein 3 isoform X1 — protein MSAGDAVCTGWLVKSPPERKLQRYAWRKRWFVLRRGRLSGNPDVLEYYRNKHSSKPIRVIDLSECAVWKHAGPGFVRKEFQNNFVFIVKTTSRTFYLVAKTEEEMHVWVHSISQVCNLGNLEDGAADSVESLSHTPSSLQPSPASSLHTAHAVSSSLPKDDPSTNTVATEETRSESEFLFLPDYLILSNCESGRLHHASLPTRCDSWSNSERSLEQTSSDDVFVDCLQQLPSSNLVHPSPHGNGSQEVPSTRPQAALIWNRDINGPSRNHFSSPLLETSLNSTIQVDKNQGSLPYRAKELDIISITPPPRPPKPIHLSERRQEEQFPWSGHSSIKKPECTVAPRRISLSGLDTMRTWKADVEGQSLRHQDKRLSLNLPCRFSPMYSTASSSAEDSYVPMSPWTGASGLRPQCNCDDYIPMNSGSIASPLPKLPANLEPPPVNRDLKPQRKSRPPPLDLRSLSTIREHASLTRTHTVPCNRTSFLSPERNGIKSARLFANSVSREEEGSYIQMKQHRTTSSLNSGAVTWTKKCSLDYLALDFNSTSPAPVQQKVLLSEEQRVDYVQVDEQKTQALQSTKQEWTDERQSKVPRKLGLAEIVSPTLKKRKQNQRRVHFTQDHSWSRDTESGLE, from the exons GCTTGGCGGAAGCGCTGGTTTGTCCTCCGGCGGGGCCGCCTGAGTGGCAACCCTGACGTCTTGGAGTACTACAGGAACAAACACTCGAGCAAGCCCATCCGCGTGATAGACCTCAGCGAGTGTGCAGTGTGGAAACATGCAGGCCCTGGATTTGTTCGAAAGgaatttcagaataattttgtgtttattgttaAGACGACTTCTCGTACATTCTATCTGGTGGCCAAGACCGAGGAAGAAATGCACGTGTGGGTACACAGCATCAGTCAGGTCTGCAACCTCGGCAACCTGGAGGATGGTGCAG CAGATTCCGTGGAGAGCCTCTCTCACAcgccctcctccctccagccatCCCCTGCCAGCTCCCTTCACACCGCCCATGCTGTCAGCTCCTCCTTGCCAAAAGATGACCCAAGTACTAATACCGTAGCCACTGAGGAAACCAGAAGTGAGTCAGAGTTTCTCTTCCTTCCTGATTATCTGATTCTGTCCAACTGTGAGAGTGGAAGACTGCACCATGCCAG tctaCCCACCAGATGTGATAGCTGGTCAAACTCAGAGCGTTCATTGGAACAGACTTCATCTGATGACGTTTTTGTTGACTGCCTGCAGCAGCTGCCCTCCAGTAACTTGGTCCACCCGTCCCCCCATGGGAATGGATCTCAGGAGGTACCTTCCACAAGGCCTCAGGCTGCCCTGATCTGGAATAGAGATATCAATGGGCCATCCAGGAACCACTTTTCTTCACCACTGCTGGAAACTTCCTTAAATTCCACCATTCAGGTAGATAAAAACCAAGGTTCCCTGCCCTATAGGGCAAAAGAACTAGACATTATATCCATCACGCCACCTCCCCGCCCCCCTAAGCCAATCCATCTCTCTGAACGGCGCCAAGAGGAACAGTTTCCGTGGAGCGGGCACAGCAGCATCAAGAAGCCAGAATGCACTGTGGCACCAAGAAGAATCTCTCTCTCTGGTTTAGATACCATGAGAACCTGGAAAG CTGATGTAGAAGGCCAATCCTTAAGACACCAAGACAAGCGGCTTAGTTTAAATTTG CCATGCAGGTTCTCCCCAATGTACTCTACAGCCTCATCCAGTGCCGAAGACAGCTACGTGCCCATGAGCCCCTGGACCGGCGCCTCTGGTCTCAGACCTCAATGCAACTGTGATGACTACATCCCAATGAACTCAGGAAGCATCGCCAGCCCCCTGCCCAAGCTACCTGCCAACCTGGAGCCTCCCCCAGTGAATAGAGATCTCAAGCCTCAGAGGAAAT CACGGCCACCTCCTCTGGACCTGAGAAGCCTCTCTACTATCCGGGAACACGCATCTCTAACCAGGACCCACACTGTGCCTTG CAATCGGACAAGCTTTCTCTCTCCAGAAAGAAATGGTATTAAATCTGCAAGACTTTTTGCCAATTCCGTTtccagagaagaggaaggaagctaCATCCAAATG AAGCAACACCGAACAACCAGCTCCTTGAACAGTGGTGCTGTGACGTGGACAAAGAAATGCAGCCTTGATTATTTAGCCCTGGACTTCAATTCAACGTCACCAGCCCCTGTACAGCAG AAAGTTCTCCTTTCAGAAGAGCAAAGGGTAGACTATGTCCAAGTGGATGAGCAGAAGACGCAAGCTCTCCAGAGCACAAAGCAGGAGTGGACAGATGAGCGGCAATCTAAAGT ACCTCGGAAGCTCGGCTTGGCAGAGATTGTTTCTCCcactttgaagaaaagaaaacagaaccagAGGAGGGTGCACTTTACCCAGGATCACTCATGGAGCCGAGACACAGAGTCAGGCTTAGAATAG
- the GAB3 gene encoding GRB2-associated-binding protein 3 isoform X2, whose protein sequence is MSAGDAVCTGWLVKSPPERKLQRYAWRKRWFVLRRGRLSGNPDVLEYYRNKHSSKPIRVIDLSECAVWKHAGPGFVRKEFQNNFVFIVKTTSRTFYLVAKTEEEMHVWVHSISQVCNLGNLEDGADSVESLSHTPSSLQPSPASSLHTAHAVSSSLPKDDPSTNTVATEETRSESEFLFLPDYLILSNCESGRLHHASLPTRCDSWSNSERSLEQTSSDDVFVDCLQQLPSSNLVHPSPHGNGSQEVPSTRPQAALIWNRDINGPSRNHFSSPLLETSLNSTIQVDKNQGSLPYRAKELDIISITPPPRPPKPIHLSERRQEEQFPWSGHSSIKKPECTVAPRRISLSGLDTMRTWKADVEGQSLRHQDKRLSLNLPCRFSPMYSTASSSAEDSYVPMSPWTGASGLRPQCNCDDYIPMNSGSIASPLPKLPANLEPPPVNRDLKPQRKSRPPPLDLRSLSTIREHASLTRTHTVPCNRTSFLSPERNGIKSARLFANSVSREEEGSYIQMKQHRTTSSLNSGAVTWTKKCSLDYLALDFNSTSPAPVQQKVLLSEEQRVDYVQVDEQKTQALQSTKQEWTDERQSKVPRKLGLAEIVSPTLKKRKQNQRRVHFTQDHSWSRDTESGLE, encoded by the exons GCTTGGCGGAAGCGCTGGTTTGTCCTCCGGCGGGGCCGCCTGAGTGGCAACCCTGACGTCTTGGAGTACTACAGGAACAAACACTCGAGCAAGCCCATCCGCGTGATAGACCTCAGCGAGTGTGCAGTGTGGAAACATGCAGGCCCTGGATTTGTTCGAAAGgaatttcagaataattttgtgtttattgttaAGACGACTTCTCGTACATTCTATCTGGTGGCCAAGACCGAGGAAGAAATGCACGTGTGGGTACACAGCATCAGTCAGGTCTGCAACCTCGGCAACCTGGAGGATGGTGCAG ATTCCGTGGAGAGCCTCTCTCACAcgccctcctccctccagccatCCCCTGCCAGCTCCCTTCACACCGCCCATGCTGTCAGCTCCTCCTTGCCAAAAGATGACCCAAGTACTAATACCGTAGCCACTGAGGAAACCAGAAGTGAGTCAGAGTTTCTCTTCCTTCCTGATTATCTGATTCTGTCCAACTGTGAGAGTGGAAGACTGCACCATGCCAG tctaCCCACCAGATGTGATAGCTGGTCAAACTCAGAGCGTTCATTGGAACAGACTTCATCTGATGACGTTTTTGTTGACTGCCTGCAGCAGCTGCCCTCCAGTAACTTGGTCCACCCGTCCCCCCATGGGAATGGATCTCAGGAGGTACCTTCCACAAGGCCTCAGGCTGCCCTGATCTGGAATAGAGATATCAATGGGCCATCCAGGAACCACTTTTCTTCACCACTGCTGGAAACTTCCTTAAATTCCACCATTCAGGTAGATAAAAACCAAGGTTCCCTGCCCTATAGGGCAAAAGAACTAGACATTATATCCATCACGCCACCTCCCCGCCCCCCTAAGCCAATCCATCTCTCTGAACGGCGCCAAGAGGAACAGTTTCCGTGGAGCGGGCACAGCAGCATCAAGAAGCCAGAATGCACTGTGGCACCAAGAAGAATCTCTCTCTCTGGTTTAGATACCATGAGAACCTGGAAAG CTGATGTAGAAGGCCAATCCTTAAGACACCAAGACAAGCGGCTTAGTTTAAATTTG CCATGCAGGTTCTCCCCAATGTACTCTACAGCCTCATCCAGTGCCGAAGACAGCTACGTGCCCATGAGCCCCTGGACCGGCGCCTCTGGTCTCAGACCTCAATGCAACTGTGATGACTACATCCCAATGAACTCAGGAAGCATCGCCAGCCCCCTGCCCAAGCTACCTGCCAACCTGGAGCCTCCCCCAGTGAATAGAGATCTCAAGCCTCAGAGGAAAT CACGGCCACCTCCTCTGGACCTGAGAAGCCTCTCTACTATCCGGGAACACGCATCTCTAACCAGGACCCACACTGTGCCTTG CAATCGGACAAGCTTTCTCTCTCCAGAAAGAAATGGTATTAAATCTGCAAGACTTTTTGCCAATTCCGTTtccagagaagaggaaggaagctaCATCCAAATG AAGCAACACCGAACAACCAGCTCCTTGAACAGTGGTGCTGTGACGTGGACAAAGAAATGCAGCCTTGATTATTTAGCCCTGGACTTCAATTCAACGTCACCAGCCCCTGTACAGCAG AAAGTTCTCCTTTCAGAAGAGCAAAGGGTAGACTATGTCCAAGTGGATGAGCAGAAGACGCAAGCTCTCCAGAGCACAAAGCAGGAGTGGACAGATGAGCGGCAATCTAAAGT ACCTCGGAAGCTCGGCTTGGCAGAGATTGTTTCTCCcactttgaagaaaagaaaacagaaccagAGGAGGGTGCACTTTACCCAGGATCACTCATGGAGCCGAGACACAGAGTCAGGCTTAGAATAG
- the GAB3 gene encoding GRB2-associated-binding protein 3 isoform X5 — MSAGDAVCTGWLVKSPPERKLQRYAWRKRWFVLRRGRLSGNPDVLEYYRNKHSSKPIRVIDLSECAVWKHAGPGFVRKEFQNNFVFIVKTTSRTFYLVAKTEEEMHVWVHSISQVCNLGNLEDGADSVESLSHTPSSLQPSPASSLHTAHAVSSSLPKDDPSTNTVATEETRSESEFLFLPDYLILSNCESGRLHHASLPTRCDSWSNSERSLEQTSSDDVFVDCLQQLPSSNLVHPSPHGNGSQEVPSTRPQAALIWNRDINGPSRNHFSSPLLETSLNSTIQVDKNQGSLPYRAKELDIISITPPPRPPKPIHLSERRQEEQFPWSGHSSIKKPECTVAPRRISLSGLDTMRTWKADVEGQSLRHQDKRLSLNLPCRFSPMYSTASSSAEDSYVPMSPWTGASGLRPQCNCDDYIPMNSGSIASPLPKLPANLEPPPVNRDLKPQRKSRPPPLDLRSLSTIREHASLTRTHTVPCNRTSFLSPERNGIKSARLFANSVSREEEGSYIQMKQHRTTSSLNSGAVTWTKKCSLDYLALDFNSTSPAPVQQKVLLSEEQRVDYVQVDEQKTQALQSTKQEWTDERQSKVSRSRENV, encoded by the exons GCTTGGCGGAAGCGCTGGTTTGTCCTCCGGCGGGGCCGCCTGAGTGGCAACCCTGACGTCTTGGAGTACTACAGGAACAAACACTCGAGCAAGCCCATCCGCGTGATAGACCTCAGCGAGTGTGCAGTGTGGAAACATGCAGGCCCTGGATTTGTTCGAAAGgaatttcagaataattttgtgtttattgttaAGACGACTTCTCGTACATTCTATCTGGTGGCCAAGACCGAGGAAGAAATGCACGTGTGGGTACACAGCATCAGTCAGGTCTGCAACCTCGGCAACCTGGAGGATGGTGCAG ATTCCGTGGAGAGCCTCTCTCACAcgccctcctccctccagccatCCCCTGCCAGCTCCCTTCACACCGCCCATGCTGTCAGCTCCTCCTTGCCAAAAGATGACCCAAGTACTAATACCGTAGCCACTGAGGAAACCAGAAGTGAGTCAGAGTTTCTCTTCCTTCCTGATTATCTGATTCTGTCCAACTGTGAGAGTGGAAGACTGCACCATGCCAG tctaCCCACCAGATGTGATAGCTGGTCAAACTCAGAGCGTTCATTGGAACAGACTTCATCTGATGACGTTTTTGTTGACTGCCTGCAGCAGCTGCCCTCCAGTAACTTGGTCCACCCGTCCCCCCATGGGAATGGATCTCAGGAGGTACCTTCCACAAGGCCTCAGGCTGCCCTGATCTGGAATAGAGATATCAATGGGCCATCCAGGAACCACTTTTCTTCACCACTGCTGGAAACTTCCTTAAATTCCACCATTCAGGTAGATAAAAACCAAGGTTCCCTGCCCTATAGGGCAAAAGAACTAGACATTATATCCATCACGCCACCTCCCCGCCCCCCTAAGCCAATCCATCTCTCTGAACGGCGCCAAGAGGAACAGTTTCCGTGGAGCGGGCACAGCAGCATCAAGAAGCCAGAATGCACTGTGGCACCAAGAAGAATCTCTCTCTCTGGTTTAGATACCATGAGAACCTGGAAAG CTGATGTAGAAGGCCAATCCTTAAGACACCAAGACAAGCGGCTTAGTTTAAATTTG CCATGCAGGTTCTCCCCAATGTACTCTACAGCCTCATCCAGTGCCGAAGACAGCTACGTGCCCATGAGCCCCTGGACCGGCGCCTCTGGTCTCAGACCTCAATGCAACTGTGATGACTACATCCCAATGAACTCAGGAAGCATCGCCAGCCCCCTGCCCAAGCTACCTGCCAACCTGGAGCCTCCCCCAGTGAATAGAGATCTCAAGCCTCAGAGGAAAT CACGGCCACCTCCTCTGGACCTGAGAAGCCTCTCTACTATCCGGGAACACGCATCTCTAACCAGGACCCACACTGTGCCTTG CAATCGGACAAGCTTTCTCTCTCCAGAAAGAAATGGTATTAAATCTGCAAGACTTTTTGCCAATTCCGTTtccagagaagaggaaggaagctaCATCCAAATG AAGCAACACCGAACAACCAGCTCCTTGAACAGTGGTGCTGTGACGTGGACAAAGAAATGCAGCCTTGATTATTTAGCCCTGGACTTCAATTCAACGTCACCAGCCCCTGTACAGCAG AAAGTTCTCCTTTCAGAAGAGCAAAGGGTAGACTATGTCCAAGTGGATGAGCAGAAGACGCAAGCTCTCCAGAGCACAAAGCAGGAGTGGACAGATGAGCGGCAATCTAAAGT GTCAAGATCCAGAGAGAATGTGTAA
- the GAB3 gene encoding GRB2-associated-binding protein 3 isoform X4 has product MSAGDAVCTGWLVKSPPERKLQRYAWRKRWFVLRRGRLSGNPDVLEYYRNKHSSKPIRVIDLSECAVWKHAGPGFVRKEFQNNFVFIVKTTSRTFYLVAKTEEEMHVWVHSISQVCNLGNLEDGAADSVESLSHTPSSLQPSPASSLHTAHAVSSSLPKDDPSTNTVATEETRSESEFLFLPDYLILSNCESGRLHHASLPTRCDSWSNSERSLEQTSSDDVFVDCLQQLPSSNLVHPSPHGNGSQEVPSTRPQAALIWNRDINGPSRNHFSSPLLETSLNSTIQVDKNQGSLPYRAKELDIISITPPPRPPKPIHLSERRQEEQFPWSGHSSIKKPECTVAPRRISLSGLDTMRTWKADVEGQSLRHQDKRLSLNLPCRFSPMYSTASSSAEDSYVPMSPWTGASGLRPQCNCDDYIPMNSGSIASPLPKLPANLEPPPVNRDLKPQRKSRPPPLDLRSLSTIREHASLTRTHTVPCNRTSFLSPERNGIKSARLFANSVSREEEGSYIQMKQHRTTSSLNSGAVTWTKKCSLDYLALDFNSTSPAPVQQKVLLSEEQRVDYVQVDEQKTQALQSTKQEWTDERQSKVSRSRENV; this is encoded by the exons GCTTGGCGGAAGCGCTGGTTTGTCCTCCGGCGGGGCCGCCTGAGTGGCAACCCTGACGTCTTGGAGTACTACAGGAACAAACACTCGAGCAAGCCCATCCGCGTGATAGACCTCAGCGAGTGTGCAGTGTGGAAACATGCAGGCCCTGGATTTGTTCGAAAGgaatttcagaataattttgtgtttattgttaAGACGACTTCTCGTACATTCTATCTGGTGGCCAAGACCGAGGAAGAAATGCACGTGTGGGTACACAGCATCAGTCAGGTCTGCAACCTCGGCAACCTGGAGGATGGTGCAG CAGATTCCGTGGAGAGCCTCTCTCACAcgccctcctccctccagccatCCCCTGCCAGCTCCCTTCACACCGCCCATGCTGTCAGCTCCTCCTTGCCAAAAGATGACCCAAGTACTAATACCGTAGCCACTGAGGAAACCAGAAGTGAGTCAGAGTTTCTCTTCCTTCCTGATTATCTGATTCTGTCCAACTGTGAGAGTGGAAGACTGCACCATGCCAG tctaCCCACCAGATGTGATAGCTGGTCAAACTCAGAGCGTTCATTGGAACAGACTTCATCTGATGACGTTTTTGTTGACTGCCTGCAGCAGCTGCCCTCCAGTAACTTGGTCCACCCGTCCCCCCATGGGAATGGATCTCAGGAGGTACCTTCCACAAGGCCTCAGGCTGCCCTGATCTGGAATAGAGATATCAATGGGCCATCCAGGAACCACTTTTCTTCACCACTGCTGGAAACTTCCTTAAATTCCACCATTCAGGTAGATAAAAACCAAGGTTCCCTGCCCTATAGGGCAAAAGAACTAGACATTATATCCATCACGCCACCTCCCCGCCCCCCTAAGCCAATCCATCTCTCTGAACGGCGCCAAGAGGAACAGTTTCCGTGGAGCGGGCACAGCAGCATCAAGAAGCCAGAATGCACTGTGGCACCAAGAAGAATCTCTCTCTCTGGTTTAGATACCATGAGAACCTGGAAAG CTGATGTAGAAGGCCAATCCTTAAGACACCAAGACAAGCGGCTTAGTTTAAATTTG CCATGCAGGTTCTCCCCAATGTACTCTACAGCCTCATCCAGTGCCGAAGACAGCTACGTGCCCATGAGCCCCTGGACCGGCGCCTCTGGTCTCAGACCTCAATGCAACTGTGATGACTACATCCCAATGAACTCAGGAAGCATCGCCAGCCCCCTGCCCAAGCTACCTGCCAACCTGGAGCCTCCCCCAGTGAATAGAGATCTCAAGCCTCAGAGGAAAT CACGGCCACCTCCTCTGGACCTGAGAAGCCTCTCTACTATCCGGGAACACGCATCTCTAACCAGGACCCACACTGTGCCTTG CAATCGGACAAGCTTTCTCTCTCCAGAAAGAAATGGTATTAAATCTGCAAGACTTTTTGCCAATTCCGTTtccagagaagaggaaggaagctaCATCCAAATG AAGCAACACCGAACAACCAGCTCCTTGAACAGTGGTGCTGTGACGTGGACAAAGAAATGCAGCCTTGATTATTTAGCCCTGGACTTCAATTCAACGTCACCAGCCCCTGTACAGCAG AAAGTTCTCCTTTCAGAAGAGCAAAGGGTAGACTATGTCCAAGTGGATGAGCAGAAGACGCAAGCTCTCCAGAGCACAAAGCAGGAGTGGACAGATGAGCGGCAATCTAAAGT GTCAAGATCCAGAGAGAATGTGTAA
- the GAB3 gene encoding GRB2-associated-binding protein 3 isoform X6: MSAGDAVCTGWLVKSPPERKLQRYAWRKRWFVLRRGRLSGNPDVLEYYRNKHSSKPIRVIDLSECAVWKHAGPGFVRKEFQNNFVFIVKTTSRTFYLVAKTEEEMHVWVHSISQVCNLGNLEDGADSVESLSHTPSSLQPSPASSLHTAHAVSSSLPKDDPSTNTVATEETRSESEFLFLPDYLILSNCESGRLHHASLPTRCDSWSNSERSLEQTSSDDVFVDCLQQLPSSNLVHPSPHGNGSQEVPSTRPQAALIWNRDINGPSRNHFSSPLLETSLNSTIQVDKNQGSLPYRAKELDIISITPPPRPPKPIHLSERRQEEQFPWSGHSSIKKPECTVAPRRISLSGLDTMRTWKADVEGQSLRHQDKRLSLNLPCRFSPMYSTASSSAEDSYVPMSPWTGASGLRPQCNCDDYIPMNSGSIASPLPKLPANLEPPPVNRDLKPQRKSRPPPLDLRSLSTIREHASLTRTHTVPCNRTSFLSPERNGIKSARLFANSVSREEEGSYIQMKQHRTTSSLNSGAVTWTKKCSLDYLALDFNSTSPAPVQQKVLLSEEQRVDYVQVDEQKTQALQSTKQEWTDERQSKV; encoded by the exons GCTTGGCGGAAGCGCTGGTTTGTCCTCCGGCGGGGCCGCCTGAGTGGCAACCCTGACGTCTTGGAGTACTACAGGAACAAACACTCGAGCAAGCCCATCCGCGTGATAGACCTCAGCGAGTGTGCAGTGTGGAAACATGCAGGCCCTGGATTTGTTCGAAAGgaatttcagaataattttgtgtttattgttaAGACGACTTCTCGTACATTCTATCTGGTGGCCAAGACCGAGGAAGAAATGCACGTGTGGGTACACAGCATCAGTCAGGTCTGCAACCTCGGCAACCTGGAGGATGGTGCAG ATTCCGTGGAGAGCCTCTCTCACAcgccctcctccctccagccatCCCCTGCCAGCTCCCTTCACACCGCCCATGCTGTCAGCTCCTCCTTGCCAAAAGATGACCCAAGTACTAATACCGTAGCCACTGAGGAAACCAGAAGTGAGTCAGAGTTTCTCTTCCTTCCTGATTATCTGATTCTGTCCAACTGTGAGAGTGGAAGACTGCACCATGCCAG tctaCCCACCAGATGTGATAGCTGGTCAAACTCAGAGCGTTCATTGGAACAGACTTCATCTGATGACGTTTTTGTTGACTGCCTGCAGCAGCTGCCCTCCAGTAACTTGGTCCACCCGTCCCCCCATGGGAATGGATCTCAGGAGGTACCTTCCACAAGGCCTCAGGCTGCCCTGATCTGGAATAGAGATATCAATGGGCCATCCAGGAACCACTTTTCTTCACCACTGCTGGAAACTTCCTTAAATTCCACCATTCAGGTAGATAAAAACCAAGGTTCCCTGCCCTATAGGGCAAAAGAACTAGACATTATATCCATCACGCCACCTCCCCGCCCCCCTAAGCCAATCCATCTCTCTGAACGGCGCCAAGAGGAACAGTTTCCGTGGAGCGGGCACAGCAGCATCAAGAAGCCAGAATGCACTGTGGCACCAAGAAGAATCTCTCTCTCTGGTTTAGATACCATGAGAACCTGGAAAG CTGATGTAGAAGGCCAATCCTTAAGACACCAAGACAAGCGGCTTAGTTTAAATTTG CCATGCAGGTTCTCCCCAATGTACTCTACAGCCTCATCCAGTGCCGAAGACAGCTACGTGCCCATGAGCCCCTGGACCGGCGCCTCTGGTCTCAGACCTCAATGCAACTGTGATGACTACATCCCAATGAACTCAGGAAGCATCGCCAGCCCCCTGCCCAAGCTACCTGCCAACCTGGAGCCTCCCCCAGTGAATAGAGATCTCAAGCCTCAGAGGAAAT CACGGCCACCTCCTCTGGACCTGAGAAGCCTCTCTACTATCCGGGAACACGCATCTCTAACCAGGACCCACACTGTGCCTTG CAATCGGACAAGCTTTCTCTCTCCAGAAAGAAATGGTATTAAATCTGCAAGACTTTTTGCCAATTCCGTTtccagagaagaggaaggaagctaCATCCAAATG AAGCAACACCGAACAACCAGCTCCTTGAACAGTGGTGCTGTGACGTGGACAAAGAAATGCAGCCTTGATTATTTAGCCCTGGACTTCAATTCAACGTCACCAGCCCCTGTACAGCAG AAAGTTCTCCTTTCAGAAGAGCAAAGGGTAGACTATGTCCAAGTGGATGAGCAGAAGACGCAAGCTCTCCAGAGCACAAAGCAGGAGTGGACAGATGAGCGGCAATCTAAAGTGTAA
- the GAB3 gene encoding GRB2-associated-binding protein 3 isoform X3, with amino-acid sequence MSAGDAVCTGWLVKSPPERKLQRYAWRKRWFVLRRGRLSGNPDVLEYYRNKHSSKPIRVIDLSECAVWKHAGPGFVRKEFQNNFVFIVKTTSRTFYLVAKTEEEMHVWVHSISQVCNLGNLEDGAADSVESLSHTPSSLQPSPASSLHTAHAVSSSLPKDDPSTNTVATEETRSESEFLFLPDYLILSNCESGRLHHASLPTRCDSWSNSERSLEQTSSDDVFVDCLQQLPSSNLVHPSPHGNGSQEVPSTRPQAALIWNRDINGPSRNHFSSPLLETSLNSTIQVDKNQGSLPYRAKELDIISITPPPRPPKPIHLSERRQEEQFPWSGHSSIKKPECTVAPRRISLSGLDTMRTWKADVEGQSLRHQDKRLSLNLPCRFSPMYSTASSSAEDSYVPMSPWTGASGLRPQCNCDDYIPMNSGSIASPLPKLPANLEPPPVNRDLKPQRKSRPPPLDLRSLSTIREHASLTRTHTVPCNRTSFLSPERNGIKSARLFANSVSREEEGSYIQMKQHRTTSSLNSGAVTWTKKCSLDYLALDFNSTSPAPVQQKVLLSEEQRVDYVQVDEQKTQALQSTKQEWTDERQSKVRPGDPDLHCA; translated from the exons GCTTGGCGGAAGCGCTGGTTTGTCCTCCGGCGGGGCCGCCTGAGTGGCAACCCTGACGTCTTGGAGTACTACAGGAACAAACACTCGAGCAAGCCCATCCGCGTGATAGACCTCAGCGAGTGTGCAGTGTGGAAACATGCAGGCCCTGGATTTGTTCGAAAGgaatttcagaataattttgtgtttattgttaAGACGACTTCTCGTACATTCTATCTGGTGGCCAAGACCGAGGAAGAAATGCACGTGTGGGTACACAGCATCAGTCAGGTCTGCAACCTCGGCAACCTGGAGGATGGTGCAG CAGATTCCGTGGAGAGCCTCTCTCACAcgccctcctccctccagccatCCCCTGCCAGCTCCCTTCACACCGCCCATGCTGTCAGCTCCTCCTTGCCAAAAGATGACCCAAGTACTAATACCGTAGCCACTGAGGAAACCAGAAGTGAGTCAGAGTTTCTCTTCCTTCCTGATTATCTGATTCTGTCCAACTGTGAGAGTGGAAGACTGCACCATGCCAG tctaCCCACCAGATGTGATAGCTGGTCAAACTCAGAGCGTTCATTGGAACAGACTTCATCTGATGACGTTTTTGTTGACTGCCTGCAGCAGCTGCCCTCCAGTAACTTGGTCCACCCGTCCCCCCATGGGAATGGATCTCAGGAGGTACCTTCCACAAGGCCTCAGGCTGCCCTGATCTGGAATAGAGATATCAATGGGCCATCCAGGAACCACTTTTCTTCACCACTGCTGGAAACTTCCTTAAATTCCACCATTCAGGTAGATAAAAACCAAGGTTCCCTGCCCTATAGGGCAAAAGAACTAGACATTATATCCATCACGCCACCTCCCCGCCCCCCTAAGCCAATCCATCTCTCTGAACGGCGCCAAGAGGAACAGTTTCCGTGGAGCGGGCACAGCAGCATCAAGAAGCCAGAATGCACTGTGGCACCAAGAAGAATCTCTCTCTCTGGTTTAGATACCATGAGAACCTGGAAAG CTGATGTAGAAGGCCAATCCTTAAGACACCAAGACAAGCGGCTTAGTTTAAATTTG CCATGCAGGTTCTCCCCAATGTACTCTACAGCCTCATCCAGTGCCGAAGACAGCTACGTGCCCATGAGCCCCTGGACCGGCGCCTCTGGTCTCAGACCTCAATGCAACTGTGATGACTACATCCCAATGAACTCAGGAAGCATCGCCAGCCCCCTGCCCAAGCTACCTGCCAACCTGGAGCCTCCCCCAGTGAATAGAGATCTCAAGCCTCAGAGGAAAT CACGGCCACCTCCTCTGGACCTGAGAAGCCTCTCTACTATCCGGGAACACGCATCTCTAACCAGGACCCACACTGTGCCTTG CAATCGGACAAGCTTTCTCTCTCCAGAAAGAAATGGTATTAAATCTGCAAGACTTTTTGCCAATTCCGTTtccagagaagaggaaggaagctaCATCCAAATG AAGCAACACCGAACAACCAGCTCCTTGAACAGTGGTGCTGTGACGTGGACAAAGAAATGCAGCCTTGATTATTTAGCCCTGGACTTCAATTCAACGTCACCAGCCCCTGTACAGCAG AAAGTTCTCCTTTCAGAAGAGCAAAGGGTAGACTATGTCCAAGTGGATGAGCAGAAGACGCAAGCTCTCCAGAGCACAAAGCAGGAGTGGACAGATGAGCGGCAATCTAAAGT